The genomic region CAAGATAGGTCGCGCTTGTTCGTTGCGAGCGAAGCGAAGCAATCCCCAATTTGATGTGAAGATTGCTTCGTCGTCCAGCATTGACACGCGCAAATGGGTCTAGACCCCGATCACGCGATTGCGAATCACGCCGATGTGTTCGATTTCACTTTCGAGTACGTCGCCCGGTTTCAAGAATTCCGGCGGTTTGCGCGCAAAGCCAACGCCGGCGGGCGTGCCGGTCGTGATGATGTCGCCCGGTTCGAGCGTGAGCGTGCGTGATAATTCCGCGATGGTGAACGCGACCGAGTAGATCATATCGCGCGTGTGACCGTCTTGCTTGACGAGGTTGTTGACGCGGCAACGCAGACTCAGGGTTTGCGGATCGGGAATCTCGTCCGCGGTGACGATCCACGGACCCATCGGGCAATAGCCGTCCACCGATTTGCCGATAAAGAATTGGCTCGTGCGATCCTGCAAATCGCGCGCGGTCACATCGTTGATGATCGTGTACCCGAACACGTAATCGAGTGCGTCCGCTTGGCGAACCTTGCGCGCGCGTTTACCGATGACGACGCCGAGTTCGACTTCCCAATCAATTTGGACGGACACGTCGGGATCAATCACTATGTCGCCGAACGGCGCGTTGACCGTCGTCGGCGCTTTGGTGAAGACGACCGGTGGGCTGATCGCCGCGCCGCGCGCGCCGGCGGATTCTTTTGCGTGCTCGCCATAGTTGCGTCCGAGCGCAAAGATATTTTTGCGCGGACGTGGAATCGGTGCGAGCAGGCGCACGCGATCGAGCGAAATCGTTTCGCGCGCGAGCGCCGCGATGTGTTGCGCCTCGGCGAGTTTGCCCGCGTCAATCAACGCGAGCATTGTCGGCGCGACGGCATCGAGCGGTACGATATTCTCGCCGCTCACCGCGCCGAGGCGCGACTTGTTGTCGAGTTCGAACGTAACTAGTTTCATGGTTTCTCCTCGTATAATAGATTTGCACGAACAGGGTGTCCCAGAGAAAATGACTCGGCGTTTCGACGGGTCACGTGGGCAGTTCTTTTTCTCCATGTTGGCTCGTGACTTCTTTTCAAAGACTGTTACCCACGCC from Chloroflexota bacterium harbors:
- a CDS encoding fumarylacetoacetate hydrolase family protein → MKLVTFELDNKSRLGAVSGENIVPLDAVAPTMLALIDAGKLAEAQHIAALARETISLDRVRLLAPIPRPRKNIFALGRNYGEHAKESAGARGAAISPPVVFTKAPTTVNAPFGDIVIDPDVSVQIDWEVELGVVIGKRARKVRQADALDYVFGYTIINDVTARDLQDRTSQFFIGKSVDGYCPMGPWIVTADEIPDPQTLSLRCRVNNLVKQDGHTRDMIYSVAFTIAELSRTLTLEPGDIITTGTPAGVGFARKPPEFLKPGDVLESEIEHIGVIRNRVIGV